From a single Pelodiscus sinensis isolate JC-2024 chromosome 4, ASM4963464v1, whole genome shotgun sequence genomic region:
- the SELENOH gene encoding selenoprotein H: protein MAPKGRKRKAKEPKVKSANLEDEKATGSPDTLPKRSRGEGSRGPGPRVVIEHCKSURVYGRNADAVSQALRRVVSSVVVEINPETPRRNSFEVSLVKEDGSTVELWSGIKKGPPRKLKFPEPEKVADMLKSSLV, encoded by the exons ATGGCCCCcaaagggaggaagaggaaggcgAAGGAGCCCAAGGTGAAGTCTGCAAACTTGGAGGATGAGAAGGCAACTGGTAGCCCTGATACACTGCCAAAGCGGTCCCGGGGTGAGGGAAGTCGGGGCCCTGGACCTCGTGTGGTCATTGAGCATTG TAAGAGCTGACGAGTCTACGGGCGCAATGCCGATGCCGTGAGCCAGGCGCTGCGCCGTGTTGTCTCCAGTGTGGTGGTGGAGATTAACCCTGAGACGCCACGCAGGAACAGCTTCGAGGTGTCCCTGGTGAAGGAGGACGGAAGCA CGGTGGAGCTATGGAGCGGCATCAAGAAAGGGCCACCTCGCAAGCTTAAGTTTCCAGAGCCGGAGAAAGTGGCGGACATGCTGAAGAGCAGCTTAGTCTAA
- the BTBD18 gene encoding BTB/POZ domain-containing protein 18 isoform X1, giving the protein MCSPVAGSKILYRNSRLLRMAFLQLHRQQRADVFCDVILQAEGEAVPAHCCILSACSPFFMERLERQTPSKGCKVVLELRGLKIGTLRKLVDFLYTSEMEVSREEALDVLAAARQFQVAELESLQLEGGKLVKQVLGRRLNRKCLQSPSPAPISARVMPQACSPAPSAPQTFLPLVAGKQHTGGGTSGSAGQAESTKRKGAAVAQNGEAQLQDADAPALPVETGNVRPKSHPLAFGRSLGVGSTLGEAEGAQGERRAEQALPSEGATTDCSPLPRKIKLSRLKLPPPSKTCAPTAPLPAAPSNPPTSIRRLWRQKAPGGDEAGGADQASPSCCAGSPPVPPKSSHRKRSSSASASGSDTAPEEGHVGRVKLRKVVNGSCWEVVQDPPAREPQAASVTTGETGTCCAASPHNFTGMQAAGSAERPAGRLEPSLLPELATVEQGPSEGRGGCRDPYELDVAALEPLSESEEFGDSAPLEQMLDLLLADSGMEGLGAAGPAGAPSTGPGEKWCPAEAQLWPAWDNTEKGPLPGWEVGGGHSAHGDPLGKAGGGHLAARWAVPGNHHPISASPVPLAPANPQTPQRPAPAAGGGEPQPGLLPHLPADSGRGKEQGQALGSEGQAQLQAPCGLPQSNSEQGLVDSRPPDSPEGDEIDVMAGAEEPLVPAGVCVRPDLSSESEEEVDVLN; this is encoded by the exons ATGTGCTCCCCTGTGGCTGGCTCTAAGATTCTCTATCGGAATTCCCGCCTCCTGCGCATGGCCTTCCTGCAGCTCCATCGGCAGCAGAGGGCAGATGTGTTCTGTGATGTCATCCTGCAGGCAGAAG GAGAGGCTGTCCCCGCTCACTGCTGCATCCTCTCCGCCTGCAGCCCCTTCTTCATGGAGCGCCTGGAGCGCCAGACGCCCTCCAAGGGGTGTAAAGTGGTGCTGGAGCTGCGGGGGCTAAAGATCGGGACGCTGCGGAAGCTGGTGGACTTCCTCTACACCTCGGAGATGGAAGTGTCCCGGGAAGAGGCCCTGGATGTCCTGGCTGCTGCCCGGCAATTCCAGGTGGCGGAACTGGAGTCGCTGCAGCTGGAGGGCGGGAAGCTGGTGAAACAGGTGCTGGGTCGGCGCTTGAATCGGAAGTGCCTGCAGTCGCCCAGCCCGGCTCCGATCTCTGCCAGGGTCATGCCACAGGCCTGCTCCCCGGCTCCCAGTGCCCCACAGACATTCCTCCCCCTGGTGGCAGGCAAGCAGCATACGGGGGGAGGCACCAGCGGCTCCGCCGGTCAAGCGGAGAGCACCAAGCGCAAGGGGGCTGCCGTAGCTCAGAACGGGGAGGCCCAGCTGCAGGATGCGGATGCTCCAGCGCTGCCAGTGGAGACGGGGAATGTGAGACCCAAGAGCCACCCCCTGGCTTTTGGCAGGAGCCTTGGCGTGGGGAGCACCCTGGGCGAGGCTGAAGGGGCGCAGGGCGAGAGGCGTGCAGAGCAGGCCTTGCCCAGCGAGGGGGCCACCACAGACTGCTCGCCGCTACCCAGGAAGATCAAGCTCAGCCGCCTGaaactgccccctccctccaagaCCTGTGCCCCAACGGCACCcctcccggcagcccccagcaACCCACCCACCTCCATCCGGCGCCTCTGGCGGCAGAAGGCACCAGGCGGGGACGAAGCAGGTGGGGCAGATCAGGCCAGCCCCTCTTGCTGTGCTGGGAGCCCCCCTGTGCCTCCGAAGAGCAGCCACAGGAAGCGCAGCTCCAGCGCCTCCGCTTCTGGCTCGGACACGGCCCCCGAGGAGGGGCACGTGGGGCGTGTGAAGCTCAGAAAGGTGGTtaatgggagctgctgggaggTGGTACAAGACCCGCCAGCCAGAGAGCCCCAGGCTGCCTCAGTGACCACGGGGGAGACAGGCACTTGCTGTGCAGCTTCCCCCCACAACTTCACGGGGATGCAGGCAGCTGGCTCCGCCGAGCGGCCGGCTGGAAGGCTGGAGCCCTCGCTGCTGCCTGAGCTGGCGACAGTAGAACAGGGGCCCTCagaagggagaggaggctgcAGGGACCCGTACGAGCTGGACGTGGCGGCCTTGGAGCCCTTGAGTGAGAGTGAGGAGTTTGGGGACTCGGCCCCGCTGGAGCAGatgctggacctgctgctggcagaCAGCGGCATGGAGGGCCTGGGCGCTGCTGGGCCAGCGGGTGCCCCTTCTACGGGGCCCGGAGAGAAGTGGTGCCCCGCAGAAGCGcagctgtggccagcatgggacaACACAGAGAAAGGCCCCCTGCcaggatgggaggtggggggtggccACTCTGCACATGGGGATCCTCTAGGGAAGGCTGGGGGCGGCCACCTCGCAGCCAGGTGGGCTGTCCCTGGCAATCACCACCCCATCTCAgccagcccagtgcccctggcGCCAGCCAACCCCCAGACTCCTCAGCGCCCTGCACCAGCGGCTGGTGGCggggagcctcagccaggcctgctgccccatctccctgcagacagcgggagggggaaagagcaggggcaggctctggggtcgGAGGGGCAGGCCCAGCTTCAGGCTCCCTGTGGGCTGCCCCAAAGCAACTCCGAGCAAGGGCTCGTGGACAGCCGGCCCCCGGACAGCCCAGAGGGGGACGAGATTGACGTCATGGCTGGCGCGGAGGAGCCGCTGGTACCTGCTGGCGTCTGCGTGAGGCCTGACCTCTCCTCGGAATCAGAGGAAGAAGTGGACGTTCTGAACTAG
- the BTBD18 gene encoding BTB/POZ domain-containing protein 18 isoform X2: MERLERQTPSKGCKVVLELRGLKIGTLRKLVDFLYTSEMEVSREEALDVLAAARQFQVAELESLQLEGGKLVKQVLGRRLNRKCLQSPSPAPISARVMPQACSPAPSAPQTFLPLVAGKQHTGGGTSGSAGQAESTKRKGAAVAQNGEAQLQDADAPALPVETGNVRPKSHPLAFGRSLGVGSTLGEAEGAQGERRAEQALPSEGATTDCSPLPRKIKLSRLKLPPPSKTCAPTAPLPAAPSNPPTSIRRLWRQKAPGGDEAGGADQASPSCCAGSPPVPPKSSHRKRSSSASASGSDTAPEEGHVGRVKLRKVVNGSCWEVVQDPPAREPQAASVTTGETGTCCAASPHNFTGMQAAGSAERPAGRLEPSLLPELATVEQGPSEGRGGCRDPYELDVAALEPLSESEEFGDSAPLEQMLDLLLADSGMEGLGAAGPAGAPSTGPGEKWCPAEAQLWPAWDNTEKGPLPGWEVGGGHSAHGDPLGKAGGGHLAARWAVPGNHHPISASPVPLAPANPQTPQRPAPAAGGGEPQPGLLPHLPADSGRGKEQGQALGSEGQAQLQAPCGLPQSNSEQGLVDSRPPDSPEGDEIDVMAGAEEPLVPAGVCVRPDLSSESEEEVDVLN, encoded by the coding sequence ATGGAGCGCCTGGAGCGCCAGACGCCCTCCAAGGGGTGTAAAGTGGTGCTGGAGCTGCGGGGGCTAAAGATCGGGACGCTGCGGAAGCTGGTGGACTTCCTCTACACCTCGGAGATGGAAGTGTCCCGGGAAGAGGCCCTGGATGTCCTGGCTGCTGCCCGGCAATTCCAGGTGGCGGAACTGGAGTCGCTGCAGCTGGAGGGCGGGAAGCTGGTGAAACAGGTGCTGGGTCGGCGCTTGAATCGGAAGTGCCTGCAGTCGCCCAGCCCGGCTCCGATCTCTGCCAGGGTCATGCCACAGGCCTGCTCCCCGGCTCCCAGTGCCCCACAGACATTCCTCCCCCTGGTGGCAGGCAAGCAGCATACGGGGGGAGGCACCAGCGGCTCCGCCGGTCAAGCGGAGAGCACCAAGCGCAAGGGGGCTGCCGTAGCTCAGAACGGGGAGGCCCAGCTGCAGGATGCGGATGCTCCAGCGCTGCCAGTGGAGACGGGGAATGTGAGACCCAAGAGCCACCCCCTGGCTTTTGGCAGGAGCCTTGGCGTGGGGAGCACCCTGGGCGAGGCTGAAGGGGCGCAGGGCGAGAGGCGTGCAGAGCAGGCCTTGCCCAGCGAGGGGGCCACCACAGACTGCTCGCCGCTACCCAGGAAGATCAAGCTCAGCCGCCTGaaactgccccctccctccaagaCCTGTGCCCCAACGGCACCcctcccggcagcccccagcaACCCACCCACCTCCATCCGGCGCCTCTGGCGGCAGAAGGCACCAGGCGGGGACGAAGCAGGTGGGGCAGATCAGGCCAGCCCCTCTTGCTGTGCTGGGAGCCCCCCTGTGCCTCCGAAGAGCAGCCACAGGAAGCGCAGCTCCAGCGCCTCCGCTTCTGGCTCGGACACGGCCCCCGAGGAGGGGCACGTGGGGCGTGTGAAGCTCAGAAAGGTGGTtaatgggagctgctgggaggTGGTACAAGACCCGCCAGCCAGAGAGCCCCAGGCTGCCTCAGTGACCACGGGGGAGACAGGCACTTGCTGTGCAGCTTCCCCCCACAACTTCACGGGGATGCAGGCAGCTGGCTCCGCCGAGCGGCCGGCTGGAAGGCTGGAGCCCTCGCTGCTGCCTGAGCTGGCGACAGTAGAACAGGGGCCCTCagaagggagaggaggctgcAGGGACCCGTACGAGCTGGACGTGGCGGCCTTGGAGCCCTTGAGTGAGAGTGAGGAGTTTGGGGACTCGGCCCCGCTGGAGCAGatgctggacctgctgctggcagaCAGCGGCATGGAGGGCCTGGGCGCTGCTGGGCCAGCGGGTGCCCCTTCTACGGGGCCCGGAGAGAAGTGGTGCCCCGCAGAAGCGcagctgtggccagcatgggacaACACAGAGAAAGGCCCCCTGCcaggatgggaggtggggggtggccACTCTGCACATGGGGATCCTCTAGGGAAGGCTGGGGGCGGCCACCTCGCAGCCAGGTGGGCTGTCCCTGGCAATCACCACCCCATCTCAgccagcccagtgcccctggcGCCAGCCAACCCCCAGACTCCTCAGCGCCCTGCACCAGCGGCTGGTGGCggggagcctcagccaggcctgctgccccatctccctgcagacagcgggagggggaaagagcaggggcaggctctggggtcgGAGGGGCAGGCCCAGCTTCAGGCTCCCTGTGGGCTGCCCCAAAGCAACTCCGAGCAAGGGCTCGTGGACAGCCGGCCCCCGGACAGCCCAGAGGGGGACGAGATTGACGTCATGGCTGGCGCGGAGGAGCCGCTGGTACCTGCTGGCGTCTGCGTGAGGCCTGACCTCTCCTCGGAATCAGAGGAAGAAGTGGACGTTCTGAACTAG